A single region of the Vibrio cyclitrophicus genome encodes:
- a CDS encoding MarR family transcriptional regulator, translating into MTSAQLRELSRQLARQLGVLDKDCGDIALPPIQAHTLIELEQQPLTVNQLADKLNIDKSNASRAVNNLAKNSLIQTSPHPNDKRSVVASVTEQGINTLAKLHNQQNQFYDSILDRLTEAETQQVSGGMEHYLKALQQSHASSDVVVRPLQQQDNTVVANVIRQVSYENGLTEDKGYGVADPTLEDMFSVYNNERSQYWVIELDGKVVGGGGFAPLAGMPEVCELQKMYFLPETRGKGLAKKLVNMSMEKAKELGYQHMYLETTECLSAAVKLYEKLGFEHLDSAWGETGHDACEVVMAKSL; encoded by the coding sequence ATGACTTCAGCACAACTTAGAGAATTATCACGTCAGCTCGCTCGACAGCTTGGAGTGCTCGATAAAGATTGTGGTGATATTGCCCTACCTCCGATTCAAGCTCATACACTGATCGAACTAGAACAACAGCCATTAACCGTCAATCAATTAGCGGATAAGCTCAATATTGATAAGTCCAACGCCAGCAGAGCAGTCAACAATCTAGCGAAGAACTCGTTAATTCAAACCTCGCCACACCCTAACGATAAGCGCAGTGTTGTGGCTTCAGTAACAGAGCAAGGGATAAACACTCTTGCCAAACTTCACAATCAACAGAATCAATTTTATGACTCGATACTTGATCGTTTAACGGAAGCGGAAACTCAACAAGTTTCGGGGGGAATGGAGCATTACCTTAAAGCACTGCAACAAAGCCACGCTTCAAGTGATGTGGTGGTTCGCCCCCTACAACAGCAGGACAACACCGTAGTGGCCAATGTGATTCGCCAAGTTTCTTATGAGAACGGACTAACAGAAGACAAAGGTTATGGTGTAGCTGATCCCACCTTAGAAGACATGTTCAGCGTTTATAACAATGAAAGATCTCAGTATTGGGTAATTGAACTTGATGGAAAGGTTGTCGGTGGTGGTGGATTTGCACCATTAGCAGGTATGCCAGAAGTCTGTGAACTGCAAAAGATGTACTTCTTGCCAGAAACCAGAGGCAAAGGCTTAGCGAAGAAGCTGGTTAATATGTCGATGGAGAAAGCTAAGGAGCTGGGTTATCAACATATGTATTTAGAAACGACGGAATGCTTAAGTGCTGCGGTCAAACTCTATGAGAAACTGGGCTTTGAACACCTGGATTCAGCCTGGGGAGAAACAGGCCACGACGCTTGTGAGGTTGTCATGGCCAAGTCGTTATAA
- a CDS encoding valine--tRNA ligase gives MEKTYNPTSIEQALYKTWEEKGYFKPHGDTSKEAYSIMIPPPNVTGSLHMGHAFQDTIMDTLIRAQRMKGKNTLWQVGTDHAGIATQMVVERKIAAEEGKTKHDYGREAFIDKIWEWKGESGGTITQQLRRLGASVDWDRERFTMDDGLSAATQEVFVRLYEEDLIYRGKRLVNWDPKLHTAISDLEVENKDKKGFMWHFRYPLANGVKTADGKDYIVVATTRPETMLGDTGVAVNPEDPRYKDLIGKEILLPIVNRLIPIVGDEHADMDKGTGCVKITPAHDFNDYEVGKRHSLPMINILTFNGDIRDAAEIFTTNGEESDVYSTELPAKYQGMERFAARRATVAEFEELGLLEEIKDHDLTVPYGDRGGVVIEPMLTDQWYVRTAPLAAPAVKAVEDGEIQFVPKQYENMYFAWMRDVQDWCISRQLWWGHRIPAWYDNDGKVYVGRTEEEVREKNNLSPVIVLKQDNDVLDTWFSSALWTFGTQGWPEDTEAMKTFHPSEVLVSGFDIIFFWVARMIMMTMHFVKDEDGKAQVPFKTVYMTGLIRDENGDKMSKSKGNVLDPIDMIDGIGLEELVEKRCGNMMQPKLAAKIEKATRKTFENGIEPYGTDALRFTLAAMASTGRDINWDMKRLEGYRNFCNKLWNASRYVLMNTEEHDCGMSLSVEDRANMEFSLADKWIESQFEVAAKEFNAHLDNYRLDMAANTLYEFIWNQFCDWYLELTKPVLWKGSEAQQQATRYTLITVLEKTLRLAHPVLPYITESIWQSVKPLVDGVEGETIMTQALPQFNEDNFNAEIVEDIEWVKTFITAIRNLRAEYDIAPSQGLEVMIKVADEKDAARIEANKIVLTSLAKLDDIKVLATGEETPACATKLVGKSELMIPMAGLIDKDAELARLDKEVAKTHGEIKRIEGKLGNEGFVAKAPEAVIAKEREKLEGYQETLVKLEEQKATIAAL, from the coding sequence ATGGAAAAGACATACAACCCAACATCAATCGAACAAGCTCTGTATAAGACTTGGGAAGAGAAAGGCTACTTTAAGCCACACGGTGACACATCAAAAGAAGCTTACAGCATCATGATCCCGCCACCGAACGTTACTGGCAGCCTACACATGGGTCACGCGTTCCAAGATACGATCATGGATACGCTTATCCGTGCTCAACGTATGAAAGGCAAAAATACGCTTTGGCAAGTGGGTACTGACCACGCTGGTATCGCAACTCAAATGGTTGTTGAACGTAAGATCGCTGCTGAAGAAGGCAAAACAAAACACGACTACGGCCGTGAAGCTTTCATCGACAAGATCTGGGAATGGAAAGGCGAATCAGGTGGCACGATCACTCAACAACTTCGTCGTCTTGGCGCATCTGTAGACTGGGATCGTGAACGATTCACTATGGATGACGGCCTATCGGCTGCGACTCAAGAAGTGTTTGTTCGTCTATACGAAGAAGACCTAATCTACCGTGGTAAACGTCTAGTAAACTGGGATCCTAAACTGCACACTGCAATCTCGGATCTTGAAGTTGAAAACAAAGACAAAAAAGGTTTCATGTGGCACTTCCGCTACCCGCTAGCGAACGGTGTTAAAACGGCTGATGGTAAAGACTACATCGTTGTTGCGACTACGCGTCCTGAAACCATGCTTGGTGATACCGGCGTTGCGGTTAACCCAGAAGATCCTCGCTACAAAGATCTTATCGGTAAAGAAATCCTGCTTCCTATCGTAAACCGTCTTATCCCTATCGTAGGTGATGAGCACGCTGACATGGATAAAGGCACGGGTTGTGTGAAAATCACGCCAGCTCATGACTTTAACGATTACGAAGTGGGCAAGCGCCATAGCCTACCAATGATCAACATCCTAACGTTCAACGGTGATATCCGTGATGCGGCTGAAATCTTCACGACTAACGGTGAAGAGAGCGATGTGTACTCAACAGAGCTTCCTGCTAAATACCAAGGTATGGAACGTTTTGCTGCTCGTCGTGCAACGGTTGCTGAATTTGAAGAACTAGGCTTACTGGAAGAAATCAAAGATCACGATCTAACCGTTCCTTACGGTGACCGTGGTGGTGTGGTTATCGAACCAATGTTGACTGACCAATGGTACGTGCGCACAGCTCCTCTTGCTGCGCCTGCTGTTAAAGCCGTTGAAGATGGTGAAATCCAATTCGTACCTAAGCAATATGAAAACATGTACTTCGCGTGGATGCGTGACGTGCAAGACTGGTGTATCTCTCGTCAACTTTGGTGGGGCCACCGTATCCCAGCATGGTACGACAACGATGGTAAAGTTTACGTAGGTCGCACTGAAGAAGAAGTTCGTGAAAAGAACAACCTTTCACCGGTTATTGTTCTTAAGCAAGACAACGACGTTCTTGATACTTGGTTCTCTTCTGCACTTTGGACGTTCGGCACACAAGGCTGGCCTGAAGATACTGAAGCAATGAAAACATTCCACCCATCAGAAGTACTAGTATCTGGTTTTGATATTATCTTCTTCTGGGTTGCGCGTATGATCATGATGACAATGCACTTCGTGAAAGACGAAGATGGCAAGGCTCAAGTACCTTTCAAAACAGTTTACATGACGGGTCTTATCCGTGATGAAAACGGCGACAAGATGTCGAAGTCGAAAGGTAACGTACTTGACCCAATCGACATGATTGACGGCATCGGCCTTGAAGAGCTAGTAGAGAAGCGTTGTGGCAACATGATGCAACCTAAACTGGCAGCTAAGATCGAAAAAGCGACACGTAAGACTTTCGAAAACGGTATCGAACCATACGGTACTGACGCGCTACGTTTCACTCTTGCTGCTATGGCTTCAACTGGTCGTGATATCAACTGGGACATGAAGCGTCTTGAAGGTTACCGTAACTTCTGTAACAAGCTATGGAACGCGAGCCGTTACGTACTGATGAACACAGAAGAGCACGATTGTGGCATGTCACTGTCTGTTGAAGACCGTGCAAACATGGAATTCTCTCTAGCAGATAAGTGGATTGAATCTCAGTTTGAAGTTGCAGCGAAAGAATTTAACGCTCACCTAGACAACTACCGTCTAGACATGGCAGCAAACACGCTTTACGAATTCATCTGGAACCAATTCTGTGACTGGTACCTAGAGCTAACGAAACCTGTTCTTTGGAAAGGTTCTGAAGCTCAGCAACAAGCGACTCGTTACACGCTTATCACGGTTCTAGAGAAGACTCTACGTCTTGCTCACCCTGTTCTTCCTTACATCACTGAATCTATCTGGCAAAGCGTTAAGCCGCTAGTAGATGGTGTTGAAGGCGAGACAATCATGACTCAAGCGCTTCCTCAGTTTAACGAAGATAACTTCAATGCTGAAATCGTTGAAGACATCGAGTGGGTTAAAACTTTCATCACAGCTATCCGTAACCTACGTGCGGAATACGACATTGCCCCAAGCCAAGGCTTAGAAGTAATGATCAAAGTCGCTGATGAGAAAGATGCAGCTCGTATCGAAGCAAACAAGATCGTTCTTACTTCTCTCGCTAAGCTAGACGATATTAAAGTTCTTGCTACTGGTGAAGAGACTCCAGCTTGTGCAACCAAACTGGTTGGCAAATCTGAGCTGATGATCCCAATGGCTGGTCTTATCGACAAAGATGCTGAGCTTGCTCGTCTAGATAAAGAAGTAGCTAAGACTCACGGTGAGATTAAGCGTATCGAAGGTAAGCTAGGTAACGAAGGTTTTGTTGCTAAAGCACCAGAAGCGGTTATCGCGAAAGAGCGTGAAAAGCTTGAAGGCTACCAAGAGACTCTTGTGAAGCTTGAAGAGCAAAAAGCGACAATCGCTGCGCTTTAA
- a CDS encoding DUF2061 domain-containing protein, translating into MKKTLTFAALHFTIAFSVAYVLTGDILIGSLIAMIEPSVNTVAFYFHEKAWAQVPALKARQWMTKLKTASFATIHFSVAFTVVYLLTGDAFIGGVMALLEPTLNTVAYYFHEKVWLRKTESQTTQLQFCLHQHA; encoded by the coding sequence ATGAAAAAGACACTAACCTTTGCTGCATTACATTTTACTATCGCATTTAGTGTCGCTTACGTACTAACAGGCGACATCTTAATTGGTAGCTTAATCGCTATGATTGAGCCCTCTGTGAATACTGTTGCTTTCTATTTTCATGAAAAGGCATGGGCTCAAGTTCCAGCGCTTAAAGCTCGTCAATGGATGACTAAATTAAAAACAGCAAGCTTCGCGACTATCCACTTTAGTGTTGCCTTTACCGTTGTCTACTTATTGACAGGCGATGCTTTCATCGGCGGTGTGATGGCCTTGCTGGAGCCAACTTTAAATACAGTTGCTTACTACTTCCACGAAAAAGTTTGGTTACGAAAAACAGAAAGCCAAACAACACAGTTGCAGTTTTGTTTGCACCAACATGCTTAA